From Triticum urartu cultivar G1812 chromosome 2, Tu2.1, whole genome shotgun sequence, a single genomic window includes:
- the LOC125534982 gene encoding uncharacterized protein LOC125534982, translating to MKEAFDPPASAAAATPEADNGGASVFTRKNIWSDAAAEGDDDSLPWPWDGVKSEEDADFLSHANRALSFLDYEAESSECKYATDIGSHVYPKEAMSPQSEYDRQRPYLPLSSCSWDSSSSLEAMSGNRDASGHVMAKGGTKSDIFAPRHDYLTSGPTTGPHMRRSYTEAAKVDCSFDCHSEHHYKGLDRFTPFANCNGQSIECRSEIVDMPRGGRCVDEATSFSSRWCFENGGRGSSLPGGLTYGDEIPSLSSRRCNGSGVLSRSSQWHYGAEISSLSSRQGYGDEIPSLSNQKFNGISRSNHWNYSAEIPSLSRRQSYRDEIPSLSSQKSNGISYPRQWQQYGADIPSFSTRQGYGEEVPTMSHHWRYRDKIPLYSGQRCHDAEARRLSSYQQGPFCGNRQPRDSFAHGIVSNQQVKMTATRHTGTRPRVSNRVVNSTSNYRNGRRDNPPRNSEEIRDQVCGPRASKVNNTSTPTAKKDILSPLVRRDQFNKSDFSIQYEQAKFFMIKSYSEDDIHKGIKYNVWASTPNGNSKLDTAFHDAQILMKEKGTKCPVFLLFSVNTSGQFVGLAEMLGPVDFKKTMDFWQQNKWNGFFPVVWHIVKDIPNRLFKHITLENNDNRPVTFSRDTQEIGLPQGLEVLKIFKAYRHGTSILDDFDFYEEKENTRCARKGINADSLHEARLSYFGTDDLKSMGDIEANMESLNLHEPWD from the exons ATGAAGGAAGCCTTTGATCCACCCGCCTCGGCGGCTGCAGCAACGCCAGAAGCAGATAACGGAGGAGCCTCCGTCTTCACGAGGAAAAACATTTggagtgatgcggctgccgaggGAGACGACGATTCCTTGCCTTGGCCGT GGGACGGTGTGAAAAGTGAAGAGGATGCTGATTTTCTTTCTCATGCAAACAGGGCTTTGTCGTTTCTG GATTATGAAGCAGAGTCTTCGGAGTGCAAGTATGCTACTGACATTGGGTCACATGTATATCCCAAGGAAGCAATGTCACCACAAAGTGAATATGATAGGCAGCGGCCTTACCTTCCTTTATCGAGCTGTTCTTGGGATTCTTCTTCATCACTGGAAGCGATGTCAGGCAATCGAGATGCATCAGGTCATGTAATGGCAAAAGGCGGAACCAAAAGTGATATCTTTGCGCCAAGGCATGATTATCTTACGTCGGGTCCTACTACTGGTCCTCACATGAGAAGATCGTATACTGAAGCAGCTAAAGTTGATTGTAGCTTCGATTGTCACTCAGAGCATCACTACAAAGGATTGGATCGATTTACTCCCTTCGCAAACTGCAATGGTCAATCTATTGAATGCCGCAGCGAG ATAGTTGATATGCCCAGAGGGGGCCGCTGTGTTGACGAGGCTACTTCGTTTTCAAGTCGATGGTGCTTCGAAAATGGGGGCCGGGGCTCTTCACTACCTGGAGGGCTGACATATGGCGATGAGATCCCTTCTCTGTCTAGTCGGAGGTGTAATGGCAGTGGGGTGCTTTCACGCTCAAGCCAATGGCATTATGGTGCTGAAATTTCCTCGCTCTCAAGTAGGCAAGGTTATGGTGATGAAATCCCTTCTCTGTCTAATCAGAAGTTTAATGGCATTTCACGCTCAAATCATTGGAACTACAGTGCTGAAATCCCCTCGCTCTCACGTAGACAGAGTTATCGTGATGAGATCCCTTCTCTGTCTTCTCAAAAGTCTAATGGCATTTCATACCCAAGACAGTGGCAGCAGTATGGTGCAGACATCCCCTCGTTCTCAACTAGACAAGGTTATGGTGAGGAGGTTCCAACAATGTCTCACCATTGGCGCTACCGAGATAAGATACCTTTGTATTCTGGTCAGAGGTGCCATGATGCCGAGGCACGTCGATTATCAAGCTACCAGCAAGGTCCTTTTTGTGGGAACAGGCAGCCAAGAGACAGTTTTGCCCATGGTATTGTTAGTAATCAGCAAGTCAAGATGACTGCAACCAGACATACTGGCACAAGACCACGGGTGTCTAACAGAGTTGTAAACAGCACTAGCAACTACAGAAATGGCAGGAGGGATAACCCACCGAGAAATTCTGAGGAAATAAGGGACCAAGTTTGTGGTCCCCGTGCAAGCAAAGTGAATAACACATCAACACCGACTGCGAAGAAAGATATCTTGAGCCCATTGGTCCGCAGAGACCAATTTAACAAATCAGACTTTTCAATTCAGTATGAACAGGCCAAGTTCTTCATGATAAAGTCATATAGTGAAGATGATATTCATAAAGGTATCAAATACAATGTTTGGGCAAGTACACCAAATGGGAACAGTAAGCTGGATACCGCTTTCCATGATGCCCAGATTTTAATGAAGGAAAAGGGTACAAAATGTCCTGTCTTCCTCTTGTTTTCG GTTAATACCAGTGGGCAGTTTGTAGGATTGGCTGAGATGTTAGGTCCTGTTGATTTCAAGAAGACCATGGACTTCTGGCAACAAAATAAATGGAATGGCTTTTTCCCTGTTGTCTGGCACATTGTAAAGGACATTCCGAATAGGCTCTTCAAACATATCACTCTAGAAAATAATGACAACAGACCTGTTACATTCAGCAGGGACACTCAAGAG ATTGGCCTTCCCCAGGGTCTGGAAGTGTTGAAAATTTTCAAGGCTTATCGCCATGGAACATCAATTCTGGATGACTTTGACTTCtatgaagaaaaggaaaacacTCGCTGTGCACGCAAGGGAATAAATGCAGACTCGTTACATGAAGCCAGACTATCATACTTTGGAACAGATGACTTGAAATCAATG GGAGACATCGAGGCGAACATGGAGAGCCTGAACCTCCACGAGCCTTGGGACTAA
- the LOC125534984 gene encoding uncharacterized protein LOC125534984, giving the protein MSKMPNPEKKLFRMPSADAEMAALHKEWDDARCPICMDHPHNAVLLLCSSHDKGCRSYICDTSYRHSNCLDRFRKMKVNRMDSSSQPSSSLPGDTSNQNASQRSHLGPSRGSPRLLIDVPEFRENLSHEHVIRSPAAVSGQQEGTNYNQGPVTLEALMGQVTGQVESAEASNSNELMCPLCRGAVKGWEIIKDARQYLDEKPRSCSREACAFSGTYGALRRHARRVHPTTRPADVDPSRRRAWHRLENQREYGDIMSAIRSAMPGSVVLGDYVIEGGPSVDEREDGGPSERSGSLLTTFFLFHMMNSGPLRSGDEPRASSRALRRQRRRYLWGENLLGLQYDDDDDDEDEDSLDEEVQRPRTRRRFVRSRSEERR; this is encoded by the coding sequence ATGTCCAAGATGCCAAATCCAGAGAAGAAGTTGTTCAGGATGCCAAGCGCAGATGCCGAGATGGCTGCACTGCACAAGGAATGGGATGATGCTCGGTGTCCAATTTGCATGGACCATCCTCACAATGCTGTACTTCTGTTGTGCAGTTCTCATGACAAAGGATGCAGATCCTACATATGTGATACAAGCTACAGACACTCAAATTGCCTAGACAGATTCAGGAAAATGAAAGTGAACCGCATGGACAGTTCATCACAGCCAAGCTCTTCCTTGCCTGGAGATACAAGTAACCAAAATGCTTCACAGAGATCCCATCTCGGTCCCAGTAGAGGGAGCCCCAGGCTGTTAATCGATGTACCTGAATTCCGTGAAAATCTCAGTCATGAACATGTCATCCGTAGCCCTGCAGCCGTATCTGGACAACAAGAAGGAACTAACTATAATCAAGGTCCAGTAACATTGGAAGCTCTTATGGGACAAGTGACTGGGCAAGTCGAGTCAGCTGAGGCATCCAACTCAAACGAATTGATGTGCCCACTGTGTAGGGGTGCTGTGAAGGGCTGGGAGATCATCAAAGATGCCAGACAGTACCTGGATGAGAAGCCAAGAAGCTGCTCGCGGGAAGCATGCGCATTTTCTGGTACCTATGGTGCGCTCCGTAGACATGCCAGGAGGGTGCACCCCACTACCAGGCCTGCTGATGTGGACCCATCAAGGCGCCGCGCGTGGCACCGCCTGGAGAACCAGCGAGAGTATGGTGACATAATGAGCGCAATCAGGTCGGCTATGCCTGGGTCAGTTGTGCTTGGAGATTACGTCATTGAAGGTGGGCCAAGTGTAGATGAGCGTGAAGACGGTGGGCCAAGTGAGCGAAGCGGGTCTCTGTTGACAACGTTCTTTCTATTCCATATGATGAACAGTGGTCCGCTGAGATCAGGAGACGAGCCAAGAGCCTCATCAAGGGCCCTGAGAAGGCAGAGGCGCCGCTACCTGTGGGGAGAGAACTTGCTAGGCCTCCAatacgacgacgacgacgatgatgaggATGAGGATAGCCTAGACGAGGAGGTTCAGAGGCCCAGGACTCGCAGGAGGTTCGTGAGGTCAAGGTCGGAGGAGCGGCGCTGA